From Salinicola endophyticus:
CCCAACTCAGCAGCACAGGGCCACTTTCAGCAGGTCGTCGACATCGGGGCGCTATGGCGCAGCACGACATGGCCGCTTTACCGCGGGCGACACCGCCCATATACTGTATATAAATACACGTACTCAAGTGAGAGACGTCATGATTCTCGCTTTTCCTTCGCCCTATGAGCGGCTATCGCGTCGAGTCTCGCGCGCCATTCAGGCAACCGTCCAGCATCGGCGCCAGCAGCTGGTGATCGTGCGCCAGCCAGGCGAAACGCAGGACGATTGGTCTCGGCTGATGACACGCTTGGCGCGCGAGGCGGCCATGAGCGTCATCTCGATCACCGCCGACGACGTGCTGCTGAGCTGGCGCGCTCAAGCCACGGAGAGTGCCTGAGCACGAGTCGCTCGTCATGCGCCGGCGGACGACACTTCACGACCTGGCACGACAAGGCCCGAGCCAGACGCTGTCTCGGTCAGATGATGCGCGAATCATATGCAAAACGCTGCCATGGGCAATGCAATACCGACCCGGGCGTAGAGCCAGCGTAGACACCTAGCCAGAGAGCGATGAGTAAGGGCGGGGTATGGCAGAAGATCAGGCGTGTAGGCACGTTTTGGAGCGCGGTGCTGGAGCGGGTGAAGGGAATCGAACCCTCGTCTTAAGCTTGGGAAGCTTCTGCTCTACCATTGAGCTACACCCGCAAGGCTTTCGATAATAATTCCAATTACTTAGGTTTGGCAAGCGTAGCGCAAAAGAAAGCACAGGGATGGCCGGCAGCGGCATGGCAAACGCGCCTGCGGCCGCGCATCGGCCTCGGAGGTCCACCTGTTAGCCGCGCACGTCAAGAACGAGCGTGCTCGCAACTGATCGCGGTCGTGACCGACCGGCATCGAATAGCGGCATCGAATAAGAGAAAGCCCGAGCGCGCTGCGATAGCGCTCGGGCTTTCAATCAGCATGCGCCTATCCTGCTGAAAGACTGCGGCTCATCCGCCTCCCTGGCATCGTCATCCGTGATCGATTCCCAGCTGCATCCCTGCTCGCAGAGAATAACGTCGACTTCTAAT
This genomic window contains:
- a CDS encoding DUF1654 domain-containing protein, whose translation is MILAFPSPYERLSRRVSRAIQATVQHRRQQLVIVRQPGETQDDWSRLMTRLAREAAMSVISITADDVLLSWRAQATESA